A region of Vitis riparia cultivar Riparia Gloire de Montpellier isolate 1030 chromosome 1, EGFV_Vit.rip_1.0, whole genome shotgun sequence DNA encodes the following proteins:
- the LOC117912603 gene encoding respiratory burst oxidase homolog protein D-like, with protein MMRIDDNSDTESVQSDKASYSGPLAGPPNKKRSARKSARFNIPPETSSQLKTSSVTRRDDDDAYVEITLDILDDSIAVHSVQAAGGAKGEDPELALLAKKTLEKKSSLGSSVFRSTSSRIKQVSQELKRFASLSRRPSARHFDRTKSAVTHALKGLKFITTKAGGGAAGWPAFEKRFDELTAPTNGHLHFSLFCECIGMKDSKEFAGELFHALARRHNITGDSIDKAQLKAFWEQISDQDFDSRLQTFFDMVDKNADGRITEEEVGEIISLSASANKLSNIQKQANEYAALIMEELDPDNVGYIMVQNLETLLLQAPNQSVRVGDSRILSQLLSQKLKPTQENNPLRRWYQKTKYFIMDNWQRLWVMMLWLGIVASLFTYKFVQYRHKAAYEVMGYCVCTAKGAAETLKFNMALILLPVCRNTITWLRNKTKLGIVVPFDDNLNFHKVIAVAIAVGVALHAGAHLTCDFPRLIHATEEAYEPMEPYFGEEQPSDIWWFLKGVEGVTGIIIVVLMAIAFTLATPWFRRNKLNLPVTLKKLSGFNAFWYSHHLFVIVYVLLIVHGIYLYLTKEWYNKTTWMYIAVPVALYACERLIRAFRSTIKPVKILKVAVYPGNVLTLHMTKPQGFKYRSGQYMFVNCSAVSPFEWHPFSITSAPGDDYLSVHIRTLGDWTRQLKTVFSEVCLPPTGGKSGLLRADCSQEGDGPNFPKILIDGPYGAPAQDYKKYDVVLLVGLGIGATPMISIVKDIISNMKTKDQETEDIQITVETTPDHDNGNRKKKNKKTFKTKRAYYYWVTREQGSFEWFKGIMNEVAEMDEKGVIELHNYCTSVFEEGDARSALITMLQSLHHAKNGVDVVSGTRVKSHFAKPNWRQVFKKIAIQHPDSRVGVFYCGAPALTKDLRQLALDFSHRTTTKFDFHKENF; from the exons ATGATGAGAATCGATGATAACTCCGACACCGAGAGCGTCCAAAGTGACAAAGCCTCCTACAGTGGCCCTCTGGCCGGACCTCCCAACAAGAAGAGATCCGCAAGAAAGAGTGCCAGATTCAATATTCCTCCAGAGACCTCCTCCCAGTTGAAGACCAGCAGCGTTACTCGCcgtgatgatgatgatgcctACGTGGAGATCACTCTCGACATTCTTGATGACTCCATTGCTGTTCACAGCGTCCAGGCTGCTGGTGGAGCAAAGGGCGAGGATCCGGAGCTGGCCCTGCTGGCCAAGAAGACCCTCGAGAAGAAGTCCTCCTTAGGTTCCTCCGTCTTCCGCAGCACCTCCTCTAGAATCAAACAGGTCTCTCAGGAGCTCAAACGCTTCGCTTCCCTTTCAAGGCGGCCGTCTGCTAGACATTTTGATAGGACAAAGTCGGCTGTGACTCATGCCTTGAAGGGACTCAAGTTCATCACCACCAAGGCCGGCGGTGGTGCCGCTGGGTGGCCCGCCTTTGAGAAGCGATTCGATGAACTCACTGCTCCCACCAACGGCCATCTTCACTTCTCCTTGTTCTGCGAATGCATTG GGATGAAGGACTCCAAGGAATTCGCCGGTGAGCTGTTCCATGCACTTGCCCGGAGGCATAATATAACGGGAGATTCCATTGATAAGGCGCAGCTCAAGGCCTTCTGGGAGCAGATCTCCGATCAGGATTTCGACTCCCGCCTCCAGACTTTCTTTGACAT GGTGGATAAAAACGCTGACGGTAGAATCACAGAGGAAGAAGTCGGAGAG ATTATCAGTCTCAGTGCTTCTGCCAACAAGCTCTCCAATATTCAGAAACAAGCAAATGAGTATGCAGCATTGATCATGGAAGAACTGGACCCAGATAATGTCGGATACATCATG GTTCAGAACCTGGAAACTCTGCTGTTGCAAGCACCAAATCAATCAGTTAGAGTAGGAGATAGTCGGATTCTGAGCCAGCTGTTAAGCCAGAAGCTCAAACCCACGCAAGAGAACAACCCATTAAGGAGATGGTACCAGAAGACCAAGTACTTCATCATGGATAACTGGCAGCGGCTCTGGGTTATGATGTTGTGGCTTGGAATCGTGGCAAGCCTCTTCACATACAAGTTTGTTCAGTATCGCCATAAGGCTGCTTACGAGGTGATGGGATATTGTGTCTGCACTGCAAAAGGAGCAGCGGAGACTCTTAAGTTCAACATGGCACTAATTTTACTTCCAGTCTGCCGGAACACCATCACCTGGCTGAGAAACAAGACCAAATTAGGCATTGTTGTTCCCTTTGACGACAATCTAAACTTCCACAAG GTCATTGCAGTAGCAATTGCTGTAGGGGTTGCACTACACGCTGGTGCTCATCTAACATGTGATTTCCCAAGACTTATTCACGCGACAGAAGAGGCGTACGAGCCCATGGAACCCTACTTTGGCGAGGAGCAGCCTTCCGACATCTGGTGGTTTTTGAAAGGAGTGGAAGGGGTGACTGGTATTATAATCGTGGTCTTGATGGCCATAGCTTTCACACTAGCCACCCCTTGGTTTAGGCGGAATAAGCTGAATCTCCCCGTAACCCTTAAAAAACTCTCCGGGTTCAATGCTTTCTGGTATTCACACCATCTTTTTGTCATCGTCTACGTTCTCCTGATCGTCCATGGCATTTACCTTTATCTTACCAAGGAATGGTATAACAAAACG ACATGGATGTACATTGCAGTTCCAGTGGCCCTCTATGCATGTGAAAGGTTGATTAGAGCTTTTAGATCAACCATAAAGCCTGTTAAGATTCTAAAG GTTGCTGTTTATCCAGGAAATGTGTTGACATTGCACATGACAAAGCCCCAGGGCTTCAAATACAGAAGTGGACAGTACATGTTTGTCAACTGCTCAGCGGTTTCTCCCTTCGAATG GCACCCATTTTCTATCACTTCAGCACCGGGAGATGACTATCTAAGTGTTCACATTCGAACTCTTGGCGACTGGACACGACAATTGAAAACTGTTTTCTCTGAG GTTTGCCTGCCTCCAACTGGTGGGAAAAGTGGGCTGCTCAGAGCCGATTGCTCGCAAGAAGGAGACGGTCCTAA CTTTCCGAAGATCTTGATAGACGGTCCATATGGAGCACCAGCACAAGACTACAAGAAATACGACGTGGTGTTGCTGGTTGGGCTAGGAATAGGTGCCACCCCCATGATCAGCATAGTCAAGGACATCATCAGCAACATGAAGACCAAGGACCAAGAAACGGAGGACATACAAATAACAGTTGAGACTACCCCGGATCATGACAATGGCAacaggaagaagaagaacaagaaaactTTCAAGACCAAGAGAGCCTACTATTATTGGGTAACCAGGGAACAAGGTTCATTCGAGTGGTTCAAAGGGATAATGAACGAGGTTGCGGAGATGGATGAGAAGGGTGTTATAGAGCTGCACAACTACTGCACAAGCGTGTTTGAAGAAGGAGACGCCAGGTCTGCTCTCATAACCATGCTTCAGTCCCTCCATCACGCCAAGAACGGCGTGGACGTGGTGTCAGGGACTCGTGTAAAATCCCACTTTGCCAAACCCAACTGGCGACAAGTCTTCAAGAAGATCGCTATCCAGCATCCTGATAGTCGAGTTG GCGTTTTCTACTGCGGGGCACCGGCACTCACTAAGGATCTGCGGCAACTAGCTTTGGACTTCTCCCACAGAACCACCACCAAGTTCGATTTTCACAAAGAGAATTTTTAG